Proteins from a genomic interval of Microbacterium phyllosphaerae:
- a CDS encoding fluoride efflux transporter FluC — protein sequence MTPLLFVGAALAGGLGAVLRYLVDLGVARFAGRRFPWGILVVNLSGSFALGLVTTALPAEAFLLGAGLLGGYTTFSTAMLDAVALWRDGERAASAFDAVGMLLLGLLAAGLGLALGSAL from the coding sequence GTGACCCCGCTGCTGTTCGTGGGTGCCGCGCTCGCCGGAGGACTGGGCGCCGTGCTGCGCTACCTGGTCGACCTCGGAGTCGCGAGATTCGCCGGCCGTCGCTTCCCGTGGGGCATTCTCGTCGTCAACCTCAGTGGCTCGTTCGCACTGGGCCTCGTGACCACCGCCCTGCCCGCCGAGGCATTCCTGCTGGGGGCGGGCCTCCTCGGCGGATACACGACCTTCAGCACCGCCATGCTCGACGCCGTCGCTCTGTGGCGAGACGGCGAGCGCGCGGCATCCGCGTTCGATGCGGTCGGGATGCTGCTGCTTGGTCTGCTCGCCGCCGGCCTCGGGCTGGCGCTCGGTTCCGCGCTCTGA
- a CDS encoding TetR/AcrR family transcriptional regulator: MAEGSRRRRDPEARRREIVAAAAELIVEIGVDALTHRKVAARAGVPLGATTQYFATLDDLRDAAIGALAAEVEARIDETRRAVVVEGVTPAGLAKLVHQGLTDARAIQADRAVVTAAVHDPRVRAFARQWSDEIVGFIAPVHGLDRARAAAVFIDGVLWHSQIHDEPLDEELIRDALAGILTPSPASPSASTAAASA; the protein is encoded by the coding sequence ATGGCCGAAGGATCGCGTCGCCGCCGCGACCCTGAGGCGCGCCGTCGCGAGATCGTCGCCGCGGCCGCCGAGCTGATCGTCGAGATCGGCGTCGACGCGCTCACCCACCGCAAGGTGGCCGCCCGCGCGGGCGTGCCGCTCGGGGCGACCACGCAGTACTTCGCCACACTCGACGACCTCCGAGACGCCGCCATCGGCGCGCTCGCAGCCGAGGTCGAGGCCCGCATCGACGAGACCCGGCGCGCTGTCGTGGTCGAGGGTGTGACCCCCGCGGGCCTGGCGAAGCTCGTGCATCAGGGACTCACGGACGCCCGCGCGATCCAGGCCGACCGTGCCGTGGTCACCGCAGCCGTGCACGACCCCCGGGTGCGCGCCTTCGCCCGGCAGTGGTCCGACGAGATCGTCGGGTTCATCGCCCCCGTGCACGGACTCGACAGGGCCAGAGCGGCCGCCGTCTTCATCGACGGCGTACTCTGGCACTCTCAGATCCACGACGAGCCGCTCGACGAAGAGCTCATCCGCGACGCCCTCGCCGGGATCCTCACTCCCTCTCCGGCGTCCCCTTCCGCATCCACCGCCGCAGCATCCGCCTGA
- a CDS encoding FAD-dependent oxidoreductase, which produces MKPLWKLDRTPPTGTPFDPGARHDVIIVGAGLTGLSTAVMLTRAGLDVAVIESGEVAELATGANTGKLTLLQGKRLAEIRKHHPAALVQAYVEGNREGMDWLLAFADHAGVSYERRVDHSYAQDPGGLDMVREVHDAAQEAGLPTRMLSRDELSSMAFPVFGAVALDEQVTIDPALVTHALAAELLAEGGTLHTGVRVTATHVLPEPRVETPVGPLFAEHIVIATGSPILDRGLYFAKMRAFRSYCVSFRVSGDLPTSTFISVDGSTRSIRPVSDADGPGGDARLVVGGNGHPVGRSDSEAAAVDDLIEWTRQYFPDAEETHRWSAQDYESHNQIPFVGAMPRGLGSIRFATGYAKWGLSNAPAAALRLTAEILGASWHDRPSWMVKIGTRLTVPADLARGAVEGAKVAAAATSGWVEAERTPVPVPKPTEGEGVVANRSGRPVAISTVGGVTRAVSAVCPHLGGVLAWNDADCTWDCPLHASRFEADGTRIEGPAVEDLKVLPRKSGG; this is translated from the coding sequence ATGAAGCCACTGTGGAAGCTCGACCGGACCCCGCCGACCGGCACGCCGTTCGACCCGGGAGCACGACACGACGTCATCATCGTCGGGGCGGGCCTCACCGGTCTGAGCACCGCGGTCATGCTCACCCGAGCCGGGCTCGACGTCGCGGTGATCGAGTCGGGTGAGGTCGCCGAGCTCGCGACCGGCGCCAACACCGGCAAGCTGACACTGCTGCAGGGCAAGCGGCTGGCCGAGATCCGCAAGCATCACCCCGCGGCGCTCGTGCAGGCATACGTCGAGGGCAACCGCGAGGGCATGGACTGGCTGCTCGCCTTCGCCGACCATGCGGGCGTCTCGTACGAGCGGCGCGTCGACCACTCGTACGCGCAGGATCCGGGCGGTCTCGACATGGTCCGCGAGGTGCATGACGCGGCACAGGAGGCCGGGCTGCCGACCAGGATGCTCTCGCGCGACGAGCTGTCGTCGATGGCGTTCCCCGTCTTCGGCGCCGTCGCGCTCGACGAACAGGTGACGATCGACCCGGCGCTGGTGACGCACGCGCTCGCCGCCGAACTGCTCGCCGAGGGCGGCACCCTGCACACCGGCGTGCGGGTGACGGCGACCCATGTGCTCCCGGAGCCTCGCGTCGAGACCCCGGTCGGCCCCCTGTTCGCCGAGCACATCGTCATCGCGACAGGCTCTCCGATCCTCGACCGAGGGCTGTACTTCGCCAAGATGCGGGCCTTCCGCTCGTACTGCGTCTCGTTCCGCGTCAGCGGCGACCTCCCCACGTCGACGTTCATCTCGGTCGATGGATCCACACGGTCGATCCGCCCCGTCTCCGACGCCGACGGACCGGGCGGCGATGCACGGCTCGTCGTGGGCGGCAACGGGCATCCGGTCGGGCGCTCCGACAGTGAGGCGGCCGCGGTCGACGATCTCATCGAGTGGACGAGGCAGTACTTCCCCGATGCCGAAGAGACCCACCGCTGGTCAGCCCAGGACTACGAGTCGCACAACCAGATCCCGTTCGTCGGGGCGATGCCGCGCGGACTCGGCAGCATCCGCTTCGCGACCGGTTATGCGAAGTGGGGGCTCTCGAACGCTCCCGCCGCCGCGCTGCGTCTGACCGCCGAGATCCTCGGCGCGAGCTGGCACGATCGACCGTCGTGGATGGTCAAGATCGGCACCAGACTGACCGTGCCCGCCGATCTCGCCCGAGGCGCCGTCGAGGGCGCGAAGGTCGCCGCTGCTGCGACGAGCGGATGGGTGGAGGCCGAGCGGACGCCGGTTCCCGTACCGAAGCCGACCGAGGGCGAAGGCGTCGTCGCGAACCGCAGCGGTCGCCCCGTGGCCATCTCGACCGTTGGCGGGGTCACGCGTGCCGTGTCGGCCGTGTGCCCGCATCTCGGCGGCGTGCTCGCCTGGAACGACGCCGATTGCACGTGGGACTGCCCGCTGCACGCCTCGCGCTTCGAGGCCGACGGCACCCGGATCGAGGGCCCGGCGGTCGAGGATCTGAAGGTGCTGCCCCGCAAGAGCGGCGGCTGA
- a CDS encoding LacI family DNA-binding transcriptional regulator, which translates to MAERRQQSTTSRRPTLRMVAERAGVSTATVSYVFSGRSGAASGAGVAEATAARVLAAADELNYRPNIAARTIRTGRSGMVQLSLHMLSDPWSLAVADAVNVEANRHGLTTLILADGDWHAALDRVESDVAYLDGVGIDEDAERKLADLVQRGQRLVVFSEHLEPAGFDVVRSDAIPGCELAMDHLLERHVRIGCLAAEGAVRLAPTQVTRYTPYLEKMADAGLEVDPEWTVTYTEGQASAFAAAVQLLSRDDRPDAIYATTDFAAIAAINAAHMLGLRVPHDVAVIGVGNTPDAQLIAPTLTTVGPTDFYDRQARIIIDRALAADDSPGRLHEFAWSLFPGASTDLDAPTTHAR; encoded by the coding sequence ATGGCAGAGCGCAGGCAGCAGTCGACGACCTCACGGCGCCCGACCCTGAGGATGGTCGCAGAGCGCGCGGGCGTCTCGACCGCCACGGTGTCGTACGTGTTCTCGGGTCGCTCGGGTGCGGCGTCGGGGGCGGGCGTCGCCGAGGCCACCGCCGCCCGAGTGCTCGCCGCCGCCGACGAGCTCAACTATCGGCCCAACATCGCGGCGCGGACGATCCGCACCGGTCGCAGCGGCATGGTGCAGCTCTCTCTGCACATGCTCAGCGACCCGTGGTCGCTCGCCGTGGCGGATGCCGTGAACGTCGAGGCCAACAGGCACGGCCTCACGACGCTCATCCTCGCCGACGGAGACTGGCACGCGGCCCTCGACCGGGTCGAGAGCGATGTCGCCTACCTCGACGGCGTGGGGATCGACGAGGATGCCGAGCGCAAGCTCGCCGACCTCGTGCAGCGCGGCCAGCGGCTCGTGGTGTTCTCGGAGCACCTCGAACCCGCCGGATTCGACGTCGTGCGCTCGGACGCGATCCCCGGGTGCGAGCTCGCGATGGACCACCTGCTCGAACGGCACGTGCGCATCGGATGCCTGGCGGCCGAGGGCGCCGTGCGTCTCGCGCCGACCCAGGTCACCCGCTACACGCCGTACCTCGAGAAGATGGCTGATGCCGGACTCGAGGTCGACCCCGAGTGGACGGTCACGTACACCGAGGGCCAGGCGAGCGCCTTCGCCGCGGCCGTGCAGCTGCTCTCACGCGACGACCGGCCGGATGCGATCTACGCGACGACGGACTTCGCGGCCATCGCGGCGATCAATGCGGCGCACATGCTCGGGCTCCGTGTGCCCCACGACGTCGCGGTGATCGGCGTCGGCAACACCCCGGACGCGCAGCTCATCGCACCCACCCTGACCACGGTCGGCCCGACCGACTTCTACGACCGGCAGGCGCGCATCATCATCGACCGCGCGCTCGCCGCAGACGACTCCCCTGGTCGCCTGCACGAGTTCGCCTGGTCGCTGTTCCCCGGTGCGTCGACCGACCTCGACGCACCCACCACTCACGCACGCTGA
- a CDS encoding fluoride efflux transporter FluC: protein MTARRLLLVFAGGSIGTAVRLAVGLWMPDAGGFPFATLAVNVLGALLIGILAARLPQTTGLRVFLGTGVLGGFTTYSAFMTGTVALWADAPLLAFVYAAGSLVLGLGAAALGLRLGRPRATHPVAEAAS, encoded by the coding sequence GTGACCGCTCGCCGCCTGCTCCTCGTCTTCGCGGGCGGCAGCATCGGCACGGCAGTGCGACTCGCGGTCGGACTCTGGATGCCGGATGCCGGGGGCTTCCCGTTCGCGACCCTCGCGGTCAACGTGCTCGGGGCACTGCTGATCGGCATCCTCGCCGCGAGGCTGCCGCAGACCACGGGTCTGCGCGTGTTCCTCGGCACGGGCGTGCTCGGCGGGTTCACGACCTACAGCGCCTTCATGACGGGTACTGTCGCACTCTGGGCGGATGCTCCGCTGCTCGCGTTCGTCTACGCGGCAGGCAGTCTCGTGCTCGGCCTCGGTGCCGCGGCGCTGGGCCTGCGGCTCGGCCGACCGCGGGCGACGCATCCTGTCGCGGAGGCCGCCTCGTGA
- a CDS encoding Gfo/Idh/MocA family protein, whose translation MDLTIGIIGFGARATLREEVHRPGHGSRITAICDPSERARDDARRLLPDAFVTDSLDELLASGIDAVMVLTPDDTHAALSIRALEAGVAVFCEKPLAIDLADADAMLETARRTGSRLYIGHNMRHMPVITLMRQLIQDGRIGDVKAVWVRHFVGHGGDYYFKDWHADRRRTTGLLLQKGAHDIDIIHWLAGAYTEQVAAMGELSVYGDITDRRDRTGERMPDWFSVDNWPPTSLTGLNPVIDVEDISMVNMRLSGGILASYQQCHFTPDYWRNYTVIGTEGRIENVGDTAGSEVRLWNRRHRGAADADETFIVPEAEGAGHDGADALLVAEFLRFVRDGGVTETSPVAAREAVAAGILATESLRGDGSAITIPELDADLVAYFERGQVEVASV comes from the coding sequence GTGGACCTCACCATCGGAATCATCGGCTTCGGCGCGCGCGCCACACTGCGCGAGGAGGTGCATCGACCCGGTCACGGCTCGCGCATCACGGCGATCTGCGACCCGTCGGAGCGGGCGCGAGACGACGCCCGGCGTCTGCTCCCTGACGCCTTCGTCACCGACTCCCTCGACGAGCTGCTGGCCTCGGGCATCGACGCCGTCATGGTGCTGACGCCCGATGACACGCACGCCGCGCTCAGCATCCGCGCCCTCGAGGCGGGGGTCGCGGTGTTCTGCGAGAAGCCCCTCGCCATCGACCTCGCCGACGCCGACGCCATGCTCGAGACGGCCCGCCGCACCGGCAGCCGCCTCTACATCGGCCACAACATGCGCCACATGCCGGTGATCACCCTGATGCGCCAGCTGATCCAGGACGGTCGGATCGGCGACGTCAAAGCCGTGTGGGTGCGCCATTTCGTCGGGCACGGAGGCGACTACTACTTCAAGGACTGGCACGCCGACCGGCGCCGCACGACCGGGCTGCTCCTGCAGAAGGGCGCGCACGACATCGACATCATCCACTGGCTCGCGGGCGCCTACACCGAGCAGGTCGCGGCGATGGGCGAGCTCAGCGTCTACGGCGACATCACCGACCGCCGTGATCGCACGGGCGAGCGGATGCCCGACTGGTTCAGCGTCGACAACTGGCCGCCCACGTCGCTCACGGGGCTGAATCCCGTGATCGACGTCGAGGACATCTCGATGGTCAACATGCGCCTGTCTGGTGGCATCCTCGCGTCGTACCAGCAGTGCCACTTCACGCCCGACTACTGGCGCAACTACACGGTGATCGGCACCGAGGGGCGCATCGAGAACGTCGGCGACACCGCCGGCAGCGAGGTCAGACTGTGGAACCGCCGTCACCGCGGCGCGGCCGACGCCGACGAGACGTTCATCGTCCCCGAGGCGGAGGGTGCGGGCCACGACGGGGCTGATGCGCTCCTCGTCGCGGAGTTCCTGCGGTTCGTGCGCGACGGGGGAGTCACCGAGACGTCTCCCGTGGCCGCTCGTGAGGCGGTCGCCGCCGGCATCCTCGCGACCGAATCGCTGCGCGGAGACGGTTCGGCCATCACCATCCCCGAACTGGATGCCGATCTCGTCGCCTATTTCGAGCGCGGCCAGGTCGAGGTCGCATCGGTGTGA
- a CDS encoding DMT family transporter: MTPSRVAAVSVASGMGGVRLVGESLALVVLLAATWVIAGIAVQGAGVGVVSAGRAGFAALGLLLLVLLSSRGGGRSDPPASVRRLPRWQLAVLSVTGVAGYTLLSTVAIALAGPAVPSLILALSPVVVLVLESALTKARVRPVVLVATVVAIVGAVLYVVPRPVGAPGSSTAWGVLAAVGAMLSMAAYGLLFAHGNRGRRGPMAPRILPIFALGSAPLMLWAVVEVSAGEGVELVTIGVLALLGLGIYVPAYLVQHRIILSAGPSFAALLGLAVPPLVGVASAAVGLSALPGPLQVVGITLTLAGMLAVIRMKLQVAPAES; the protein is encoded by the coding sequence GTGACTCCCTCGCGGGTCGCCGCGGTCTCGGTCGCGTCGGGGATGGGCGGCGTGCGGCTCGTAGGGGAATCGCTCGCGCTCGTGGTGCTGCTCGCCGCGACCTGGGTGATCGCAGGAATCGCCGTGCAGGGTGCAGGTGTCGGCGTAGTGTCGGCCGGGCGCGCGGGCTTCGCCGCGCTCGGACTCCTCCTCCTGGTGCTGCTTTCGAGCCGGGGCGGAGGACGATCCGATCCGCCCGCCTCGGTCCGCCGCCTTCCCCGGTGGCAGCTGGCCGTGCTGTCGGTCACCGGAGTCGCGGGATACACCTTGCTCTCGACCGTAGCGATCGCGCTCGCGGGTCCTGCCGTCCCGAGCCTGATCCTCGCGCTCTCTCCGGTCGTGGTCCTGGTGCTCGAGAGCGCCCTGACGAAGGCTCGCGTGCGACCCGTCGTGCTCGTCGCGACGGTCGTGGCGATCGTCGGCGCCGTGCTCTACGTCGTTCCCCGCCCAGTCGGGGCGCCCGGGTCGAGCACCGCCTGGGGTGTTCTCGCGGCGGTCGGCGCGATGCTGTCGATGGCGGCGTACGGACTGCTCTTCGCTCACGGCAACAGGGGCCGCCGCGGACCGATGGCACCGCGGATCCTGCCGATCTTCGCCCTGGGGAGCGCCCCGCTGATGCTATGGGCCGTCGTCGAGGTCAGCGCCGGCGAAGGGGTCGAACTCGTCACCATCGGGGTCCTCGCTCTGCTCGGCCTCGGCATCTACGTGCCCGCCTACCTGGTGCAGCACCGCATCATCCTGTCCGCCGGACCCTCCTTTGCGGCACTCCTGGGACTGGCGGTCCCTCCGCTCGTCGGTGTCGCATCTGCCGCAGTCGGTCTCTCGGCGTTGCCCGGGCCGCTGCAGGTCGTGGGCATCACGCTCACCCTCGCGGGGATGCTCGCCGTGATCCGGATGAAGCTCCAGGTCGCGCCGGCGGAGAGCTGA
- a CDS encoding ABC transporter substrate-binding protein, with amino-acid sequence MPRTSRRALGALATSAAAVLALSACSSSTGGESSSGGDVTLSYAIWDENQKPAMEEIAAAFEKENPNVTIDIQVTPYKEYFTKLQTAAIGGSAADVFWMNGPNFQLYASNGQLAPLDDAGVDAADYPQGLIDLYTFDGKLYGAPKDFDTVALWYNKALFDEAGVDYPTAGWTWDDFTAAAAALTDPAKGQFGVAASQYGQENFYNSIAQAGGEVISADGTESGYGSPEALAGIELWTDLIEAGSSPTAQQMTDTNPEDFFLSGKVAMFQNGSWAAIAYGDNADIADTVNVAPLPEGPEGNQSVIHGVGNVANAKSPHVAEAKAFAAFASGKQAAEIQAETGTVIPAFNGTQQAWVDALPQYDLQVYIDALDTAVPYPVSKNTSAWTSIESEVLSQVWSGAVAPEAGLEDLAEQMQTALDAEQE; translated from the coding sequence ATGCCCCGTACTTCCCGCCGCGCCCTCGGCGCCCTCGCCACCTCGGCGGCAGCCGTCCTCGCGCTGAGCGCCTGTTCGTCATCGACCGGGGGCGAGAGCTCGTCCGGAGGCGACGTCACCCTCAGCTATGCCATCTGGGACGAGAACCAGAAACCGGCCATGGAGGAGATCGCCGCGGCGTTCGAGAAGGAGAACCCGAACGTCACGATCGACATCCAGGTGACGCCCTACAAGGAGTACTTCACCAAGCTGCAGACCGCCGCCATCGGAGGGTCCGCCGCGGACGTGTTCTGGATGAACGGCCCGAACTTCCAGCTGTATGCCTCGAACGGCCAGCTCGCGCCGCTCGACGACGCCGGTGTGGATGCCGCCGACTACCCGCAGGGTCTCATCGATCTGTACACGTTCGACGGGAAGCTCTACGGCGCTCCCAAGGACTTCGACACGGTCGCCCTCTGGTACAACAAGGCGCTCTTCGACGAGGCCGGTGTCGACTACCCGACCGCCGGCTGGACGTGGGATGACTTCACCGCCGCGGCCGCGGCTCTCACCGACCCGGCGAAGGGCCAGTTCGGCGTCGCCGCCAGCCAGTACGGCCAGGAGAACTTCTACAACTCGATCGCGCAGGCCGGCGGCGAGGTCATCTCGGCCGACGGCACCGAGAGTGGCTACGGTTCGCCCGAGGCGCTCGCCGGCATCGAGCTGTGGACGGATCTCATCGAGGCCGGTTCGTCGCCGACGGCGCAGCAGATGACCGACACCAACCCCGAGGACTTCTTCCTCTCGGGCAAGGTCGCGATGTTCCAGAACGGCTCGTGGGCGGCCATCGCCTACGGAGACAACGCCGACATCGCCGACACGGTGAACGTGGCACCTCTTCCCGAGGGGCCCGAGGGCAACCAGAGCGTCATCCACGGTGTCGGCAACGTCGCCAACGCGAAGAGTCCTCATGTCGCCGAGGCGAAGGCGTTCGCCGCCTTCGCGAGCGGCAAGCAGGCCGCAGAGATCCAGGCCGAGACCGGCACCGTGATCCCCGCGTTCAACGGCACCCAGCAGGCGTGGGTCGATGCCCTTCCGCAGTACGACCTGCAGGTCTACATCGACGCCCTCGACACCGCCGTGCCGTACCCGGTCTCGAAGAACACGTCGGCGTGGACGAGCATCGAGAGCGAGGTGCTCTCGCAGGTCTGGTCGGGTGCCGTCGCCCCCGAGGCGGGGCTCGAGGACCTCGCCGAGCAGATGCAGACCGCGCTGGATGCCGAGCAGGAGTAG
- a CDS encoding carbohydrate ABC transporter permease translates to MTVTASPTRVQAERMPAAPSPGIRRRRRNPGASPWWALVFIGPTALGIAVFYLWPTVRTLIISFTKSGPFGGSEWVGIENYARLFQDPELIGALRNTAIYTVIALIGIPLAVGIAALLNTAGLKGRSAYRTLYFIPVVTMPAAIALVWRMIYNGDYGVLNAALGTIGIEGRSWLTDPNTALVAIAVVGIWAGLGTNIVIFLAGLQGIPDTIMEAADLDGAGPVRKFFSITIPLLSPSIFFVSVISVIGALQVFDLIYMMLGRSNPAMPNTRTVVYLFYEAGFLDNDRGYAAAVAFLLLVIILVLTVVQFRLQKKWVHYE, encoded by the coding sequence ATGACCGTCACCGCGTCACCCACGCGCGTGCAGGCAGAGCGGATGCCGGCGGCGCCCAGCCCCGGCATCCGCCGCCGCCGGCGCAACCCGGGGGCTTCCCCCTGGTGGGCTCTCGTCTTCATCGGCCCCACAGCCCTCGGCATCGCCGTCTTCTACCTGTGGCCGACCGTGCGCACGCTCATCATCTCGTTCACCAAGTCGGGGCCCTTCGGAGGCTCCGAGTGGGTGGGCATCGAGAACTATGCTCGCCTGTTCCAGGATCCCGAGCTGATCGGAGCGCTGCGCAACACCGCGATCTACACGGTCATCGCCCTCATCGGCATCCCGCTCGCCGTCGGCATCGCCGCTCTGCTGAACACCGCAGGGCTCAAAGGGCGCAGCGCCTACCGCACGCTCTACTTCATCCCCGTCGTCACGATGCCCGCCGCGATCGCGCTGGTCTGGCGCATGATCTACAACGGCGACTACGGCGTGCTCAACGCCGCCCTCGGCACGATCGGCATCGAGGGCCGCAGCTGGCTCACCGATCCGAACACGGCGCTCGTGGCCATCGCGGTCGTGGGCATCTGGGCGGGGCTCGGCACCAACATCGTCATCTTCCTCGCCGGGCTCCAGGGCATCCCCGACACGATCATGGAGGCGGCCGACCTCGACGGAGCCGGGCCCGTACGCAAGTTCTTCTCCATCACGATCCCGCTGCTGTCGCCGTCGATCTTCTTCGTCAGCGTGATCAGCGTGATCGGCGCCCTGCAGGTGTTCGACCTCATCTACATGATGCTCGGACGCAGCAACCCCGCCATGCCCAACACCCGCACGGTCGTCTACCTGTTCTACGAAGCGGGGTTCCTCGACAACGACCGGGGCTACGCCGCCGCCGTCGCCTTCCTGCTGCTCGTGATCATCCTCGTGCTCACGGTCGTGCAGTTCCGTCTGCAGAAGAAGTGGGTGCACTATGAGTGA
- a CDS encoding carbohydrate ABC transporter permease, which translates to MSDVSLDTRAIVGAPTGRSTGAPGKPRNRAIWIVHAVLLVGAILMVFPFIWQLLTSFKTLSDSVQVPPSLLPREWVFTNFAEVFDSMPFAQMFANSVLLTVGRTVGQVVLCTMAGYAFARIPFPGRNALFVVFLSVLMVPSQLYLLPQYEIIQSLGWLNTLQALIVPGIFSAFGTFLMRQFFMSMPAELEEAARIDGANPWQTFWRIMVPLAKPGIIALVVFTVLWSWNDLLWPLIVTTDPAKMPLSVGLSQLVGIHGTDYPVLMAGALLATLPMLVTFMILQRQFIQGIAFSGSKG; encoded by the coding sequence ATGAGTGACGTCTCGCTCGACACGCGCGCCATCGTCGGCGCCCCGACCGGCCGCTCGACCGGCGCACCCGGCAAGCCCCGCAACCGGGCGATCTGGATCGTCCACGCCGTGCTGCTCGTCGGCGCGATCCTCATGGTCTTCCCGTTCATCTGGCAGCTGCTGACGTCGTTCAAGACGCTGTCCGACTCGGTGCAGGTGCCGCCGAGCCTGTTGCCGCGCGAGTGGGTGTTCACGAACTTCGCCGAGGTGTTCGACTCGATGCCGTTCGCGCAGATGTTCGCCAACTCGGTGCTGCTCACGGTCGGACGCACGGTCGGTCAGGTCGTGCTGTGCACCATGGCCGGCTACGCCTTCGCCCGCATCCCGTTCCCCGGCCGCAACGCGCTGTTCGTCGTCTTCCTCTCGGTGCTGATGGTGCCGTCGCAGCTGTACCTGCTGCCGCAGTACGAGATCATCCAGTCGCTGGGCTGGCTGAACACCCTGCAGGCCCTGATCGTGCCCGGCATCTTCAGCGCGTTCGGCACGTTCCTGATGCGTCAGTTCTTCATGTCGATGCCCGCCGAACTCGAAGAGGCGGCCCGCATCGACGGTGCGAATCCGTGGCAGACCTTCTGGCGGATCATGGTTCCGCTCGCGAAGCCTGGCATCATCGCTCTCGTGGTGTTCACTGTGCTGTGGTCCTGGAACGATCTGCTCTGGCCGTTGATCGTGACGACCGACCCCGCCAAGATGCCGCTGTCGGTCGGGCTTTCGCAGCTCGTCGGCATCCACGGCACCGACTACCCGGTGCTGATGGCCGGAGCGCTGCTCGCGACCCTGCCGATGCTGGTGACCTTCATGATCCTGCAGCGGCAGTTCATCCAGGGCATCGCCTTCAGCGGATCGAAGGGCTGA